Proteins from a single region of Gossypium arboreum isolate Shixiya-1 chromosome 1, ASM2569848v2, whole genome shotgun sequence:
- the LOC108482596 gene encoding non-specific lipid-transfer protein 4-like — protein sequence MALSLKPYCLVVLFLFWISLNALVSDVGAAGECGRTPIRSAAASLSPCLGAARNARAKVPPACCAKVGALLRTSPRCLCAILLSPLAKQAGIMPGIAIAIPKKCNIRNRQAGKKCGRYTVP from the exons ATGGCTTTGAGCTTGAAACCTTATTGTCTcgttgttttgtttttgttttggatAAGTTTGAATGCACTGGTCAGTGATGTAGGTGCAGCAGGAGAGTGCGGGAGGACCCCAATCAGGTCGGCTGCAGCAAGCTTAAGCCCATGCCTGGGAGCGGCTCGGAATGCAAGGGCAAAAGTTCCTCCAGCTTGCTGCGCCAAGGTGGGTGCCTTACTCAGGACTTCTCCAAGGTGCCTTTGTGCTATTTTGCTATCACCATTGGCAAAGCAGGCCGGGATCATGCCTGGGATTGCTATTGCCATTCCCAAAAAATGCAATATTAGGAACAGGCAAGCTGGCAAAAAATGTGGAA GGTATACAGTCCCATAA